One stretch of Brachyhypopomus gauderio isolate BG-103 chromosome 10, BGAUD_0.2, whole genome shotgun sequence DNA includes these proteins:
- the tbx18 gene encoding T-box transcription factor TBX18, translating to MAEKRRSPCTMSLKAHAFSVEALIGAEKRQKLEADDLESCFEEVNEVSSLAGSPQLRTERTCGSNRSCELDCGSDDSPECEDTLLESPRPASQNSQLLVSPTITGPADEIRVDLQGSDLWKRFHEIGTEMIITKAGRRMFPAMRVKITGLDPHQQYYIAMDIIPVDNKRYRYVYHSSKWMVAGNADSPVPPRVYIHPDSPASGETWMRQVISFDKLKLTNNELDDQGHIILHSMHKYQPRVHVIRKECGEELSPVKAIPTGDGVRAFSFTETVFTTVTAYQNQQITRLKIDRNPFAKGFRDSGRNRMGLEALVESYAFWRPSLRTLTFEDIPGMNKQGAGSHGMVGSGAHTHLLSTSSCPTPAFHLASGAGPVCDYSACGRTSHPLHRFATPLTADSYSRLASPAADVFSSTRNTAYVGGTDGEAFSCTQTGLPIQIPGMPGHASQLQYLMPSPTHNTFSANQSTQSSYNGFRLHSPYGLYGYNFSTSPRLAASPEKMAATQSPVLGSSPSGTLTDRQILSPVDGLHMLSNSQNSLFDSRTLGLSSSASQVTAHMA from the exons ATGGCCGAGAAACGACGGTCTCCGTGTACCATGAGCCTGAAGGCGCACGCGTTCTCGGTGGAAGCGCTTATCGGCGCGGAGAAAAGGCAAAAGCTAGAGGCAGACGACTTGGAAAGCTGCTTTGAGGAGGTAAACGAGGTTTCGAGCTTGGCCGGGAGCCCGCAGCTGCGAACGGAGAGAACGTGCGGCAGCAACCGGAGCTGTGAATTAGACTGTGGCAGCGACGACTCTC CGGAATGCGAGGACACGTTGTTGGAGAGTCCTCGGCCTGCGTCTCAGAACTCGCAACTGCTTGTGTCCCCGACAATTACTGGACCTGCTGATGAAATACGCGTGGACCTGCAAGGCTCGGACCTGTGGAAAAGGTTCCACGAAATCGGCACGGAAATGATTATCACCAAGGCGGGAAG GCGCATGTTCCCCGCGATGCGCGTCAAAATTACGGGACTGGACCCTCATCAGCAGTACTATATCGCGATGGATATCATACCTGTGGACAACAAACGTTACag GTACGTGTACCACAGCTCCAAATGGATGGTAGCGGGAAACGCGGATTCGCCGGTGCCGCCGCGTGTTTACATCCATCCGGACTCTCCTGCTTCCGGAGAGACGTGGATGCGCCAGGTCATTAGCTTCGACAAACTCAAGCTGACGAATAATGAGCTGGACGACCAAGGCCAC ATAATTCTGCACTCCATGCACAAGTACCAGCCCCGTGTGCACGTCATCCGTAAGGAGTGTGGCGAAGAGCTCTCCCCTGTGAAGGCCATCCCTACTGGGGACGGAGTCAGAGCTTTCTCCTTCACTGAAACTGTGTTCACCACAGTCACAGCCTACCAAAACCAACAG ATCACAAGACTGAAAATAGACAGAAATCCATTTGCTAAAGGATTCAGAGACTCTGGGAGAAACAG AATGGGGTTAGAGGCTCTGGTGGAGTCCTACGCGTTCTGGAGACCTTCACTGAGGACGCTCACGTTTGAGGATATACCTGGAATGAATAAACAAG GTGCTGGTTCTCATGGGATGGTTGGgtctggagcacacacacacttactctccACGTCATCGTGCCCCACACCAGCTTTTCATCTGGCCTcaggggcggggcctgtgtGTGACTACTCAGCCTGTGGTCGAACAAGCCACCCTCTTCATCGGTTTGCCACGCCTCTCACTGCAGACTCCTACAGCCGATTGGCTAGCCCTGCAGCTGATGTGTTTTCCTCTACCAGAAACACCGCCTATGTGGGTGGGACAGATGGTGAGGCCTTCTCCTGCACACAGACTGGTCTGCCCATCCAGATCCCCGGTATGCCTGGCCATGCCTCCCAACTCCAGTATCTCATGCCCAGCCCCACCCACAATACCTTCTCTGCCAATCAGAGCACTCAGAGCTCATATAATGGTTTCCGCCTGCATAGTCCGTATGGTCTGTATGGATACAATTTTTCGACCTCGCCACGATTGGCTGCCAGCCCTGAAAAGATGGCTGCCACGCAAAGCCCTGTCCTTGGCTCCTCCCCCAGTGGTACtttgacagacagacagattctGTCTCCTGTGGATGGTCTGCACATGCTCAGTAATAGTCAGAATTCTCTCTTTGACTCACGGACATTAGGGCTGTCAAGCTCCGCCTCTCAGGTCACTGCTCACATGGCCTGA